From Apium graveolens cultivar Ventura chromosome 9, ASM990537v1, whole genome shotgun sequence, the proteins below share one genomic window:
- the LOC141687078 gene encoding uncharacterized protein LOC141687078 has protein sequence MAPHDIRRPFKRPAISDQQKRRDLSLLRQNQNRRDAQHQARCLASTVLSLPNQNSEPVPEDLELLPELEINEGGAQFSEAEAQLSETQHPSSSRDLDIRHASKLRGPEVRKWFAKQLMLPEWMIDVPDRLNVDWYVFARPSGKRCFVVSLNGTTISRLRNGSLLHRFPSALPNGSRKKGGGSGQSYTILDCIFHELDQTYYVIDMVCWAGVSFYECTAEFRFFWLNNKILETGACEAPSQYHRYRFSLLTIYNCDYEGLNTAYTGSVPYVKDGLAFYNKNAHYQIGNTPLALVWKDENCSQYVIDTDGKGQIPHQQQIALELQGDGKLTTSDDPPVVFGCLNKEFIEKSELHPGNLLRFAVSEGGLNFLDGKLEKADLQYLGKVNRARAFADTYSKVVFQHMVRHSPLRIEHLFESVSSSYDQDEVHDVEMVV, from the exons ATGGCGCCTCACGATATTCGCCGTCCGTTTAAACGTCCGGCAATCTCCGACCAACAAAAGCGCCGTGATCTTTCACTTCTCCGTCAAAATCAGAACCGTCGTGACGCTCAGCACCAAGCCCGATGTTTAGCTTCCACTGTCCTTTCTTTACCCAATCAAAACTCCGAACCCGTACCCGAAGACTTAGAGCTTTTACCCGAACTCGAAATCAATGAAGGAGGCGCTCAATTTAGTGAAGCGGAGGCTCAATTGAGTGAAACACAACATCCGTCGAGCTCTAGGGATTTGGATATTCGTCATGCTTCGAAGCTTCGAGGGCCGGAGGTTCGTAAGTGGTTTGCTAAACAATTGATGCTTCCGGAGTGGATGATCGATGTTCCTGATCGATTAAATGTCGACTG GTATGTGTTTGCAAGGCCTTCTGGAAAACGATGTTTTGTTGTTTCTTTGAATGGGACTACTATTAGTAGACTGAGAAATGGTTCGTTATTGCATCGGTTTCCTTCTGCTTTACCTAATGGATCTCGGAAAAAAGGTGGTGGATCTGGACAATCATATACTATACTCGACTGCATATTCCACGAG TTGGATCAAACTTATTACGTTATCGACATGGTTTGTTGGGCTGGTGTCTCGTTTTATGAATGCACTGCTGAGTTCAGATTCTTCTGGTTGAACAACAAGATTCTTGAGACAGGGGCATGCGAAGCTCCATCACAGTATCATAGATACAGATTCAGTCTGCTTACCATCTACAATTGTGATTATGAAGGTCTAAATACAGCTTATACAGGATCAGTTCCGTATGTGAAGGATGGACTAGCTTTTTATAACAA AAATGCACACTATCAAATTGGAAATACACCATTGGCGCTAGTTTGGAAAGATGAGAATTGCAGTCAATATGTCATTGATACAGACGGCAAAGGGCAAATACCACATCAGCAACAG ATTGCTTTGGAACTTCAAGGTGATGGAAAACTGACTACATCTGATGATCCTCCTGTTGTGTTTGGTTGTCTGAATAAGGAATTCATTGAAAAG TCAGAATTGCATCCTGGAAACCTTTTAAGATTTGCTGTTAGTGAAGGAGGATTAAATTTTTTGGATGGAAAACTTGAGAAGGCTGACCTGCAATACCTTGGGAAAGTAAATCGTGCACGTGCTTTTGCAGATACTTACTCCAAG GTAGTATTCCAGCACATGGTTCGGCATTCTCCTTTAAGAATAGAGCACCTGTTTGAATCTGTCAGTTCATCGTATGACCAAGATGAGGTTCATGATGTGGAAATGGTTGTTTGA